A stretch of the Hippoglossus hippoglossus isolate fHipHip1 chromosome 1, fHipHip1.pri, whole genome shotgun sequence genome encodes the following:
- the myh11a gene encoding myosin-11a isoform X2 yields the protein MSKKAPTGDEKFLFVDKDFLNSPMAQADWSAKKLVWIPSEKHGFEAASIKEEHGDEVLVELADSAKKMTVNKDDIQKMNPPKFSKVEDMAELTCLNEASVLHNIRERYFSGLIYTYSGLFCVVVNPYKMLPIYSEKIIDMYKGKKRHEVPPHIYSITDNAYRNMMQDREDQSILCTGESGAGKTENTKKVIQYLAVVASSHKGKKDSSAGELEKQLLQANPIMEAFGNAKTIKNDNSSRFGKFIRINFDVTGYIVGANVETYLLEKSRCIRQAKTERAFHIFYYMIAGAQQYREELLLEPFGNYRFLSAGHVQVSGQQDDELYEETMEAMKIMGFTDEERIDILKVCSTVMQLGNIEFKKERNQEQATMPDNTAAQKVCHLQSINVTDFTRAILTPRIKVGREVVQKAQTKEQADFAIEALAKAVFERLFRWILTRVNKALDKTKRQGASFLGILDIAGFEIFEDNSFEQLCINYTNEKLQQLFNHTMFILEQEEYQREGIEWNFIDFGLDLQPCIELIERPNNPPGILALLDEECWFPKATDVSFVEKLLNTQGNHIKFAKTKQLKDKTEFSICHYAGKVNYNAYAWLTKNMDPLNDNVTALLNNSSSQFVQDLWKDADRVVGLDTIAKMTDSSMPSSSKTKKGMFRTVGQLYKESLAKLMTTLHNTQPNFVRCIIPNHEKRAGKLDANLVLEQLRCNGVLEGIRICRQGFPNRILFQEFRQRYEILAAGSIPKGFMDGKQACCLMIKHVDLDPNLYRIGQSKIFFRTGVLAQLEEERDLKITVIIIAFQAQTRGFLARKAFAKRQQQLTAMKVIQRNCAAYLKLRNWQWWRLFTKVKPLLQVTRQEEEMGLKEDELVKAKEVAIKFESELKEISLKHTSVLEERNALQEQLQAETELYAEAEEMRVRLGAKKQELEEILHEMEARLDEEEERAQALLVDKKKMQQQMQELEEHLEEEEDARQKLQLEKVTYEGKIKKLDDDILVMEDQNNKLVKERKVMEERIADFSSNLAEEEEKSKNLTKLKNKHESMISELEVRLKKEEKGRQELDKAKRKLEAESNDLQEQVADLLSQIADLKAQLAKKEEELQNALARLEDETAQKNNALKKIRELEGHISDLQEDLDSERAARNKAEKIKRDLGEELEALKSELEDTLDSTATQQELRAKREQDVTLLKKAIEEENRTHEAQVHEMRQKHTQAVEELTEQLEQSKRVKSTLEKAKQALEKETSELTMEVRSLAQAKQDGEHKRKKLEGQVTDLQSRFNDSEKQKAELGERCSKTTVELESVTNLLNEAEGKNIKLSKDVSSFSSQLQDSQELLAEETRQKLQFSTKLRQVEDDKNSLQEQLEEEMEAKRNVDRHVSTLNIQLSDSKKKLEEMTGNVELLEEGKKRLQRDLEAANTQFEEKASAFDKLEKTKNRLQQELEDTLMDLDNQRQNVSNLEKKQKKFDQMLAEEKSISSKYADERDRAEAEAREKETKALSLARALDEAQVSREEMERANKILKAEMEDLISSKDDVGKSVHELEKSKRGLDAQVEEMKTQLEELEDELQAAEDAKLRLEVNMQALKAQFERDLQGRDEMGEEKKRQLVKQVRELETELEDERKQRTLAAAAKKKLETDMKDLEGQIETSNKGRDEAIKQLRKLQGQTKDFQRELDDARAAREEVLTTAKESEKKAKGLEAELMQLQEEMAAAERARKQAEAERDELSDELASNSSGKSALSDEKRRLEAKISQLEEELEEEQSNMEIINDRLRKSTQQADQLNNELQTERSASQKNESARQQMERQNKELKTKLQEMENQVKSKFKSSITALEAKVAQLEEQLEQENRDKQASAKGIRQKDKKLKDLIMQVEDERKQGEQYKEQAEKSNTRMKQLKRQLEESEEESQRATAARRKLQRELDEATEANDGMSREVNSLKSKLRRGNEPSFGSTPRRMGGSRRVVEDASEEEADSQGDFNGTKSAE from the exons ATGTCCAAGAAGGCCCCAACCGGGGACGAGAAGTTCCTCTTTGTCGACAAAGACTTCCTGAACAGCCCCATGGCGCAGGCCGACTGGTCGGCCAAGAAGCTGGTGTGGATCCCGTCGGAGAAGCACGGCTTCGAGGCGGCCAGTATCAAGGAGGAGCACGGTGACGAGGTGCTGGTGGAGCTGGCGGATAGCGCCAAGAAGATGACGGTCAACAAGGACGACATCCAGAAAATGAACCCGCCCAAGTTCAGCAAGGTGGAGGACATGGCCGAGCTCACCTGCCTGAATGAGGCGTCCGTGCTGCACAACATCCGTGAGAGGTACTTCTCTGGTCTCATATAT ACGTACTCCGGCCTCTTCTGCGTCGTGGTGAACCCCTATAAAATGCTGCCAATCTACTCAGAGAAGATCATCGACATGTACAAAGGGAAGAAAAGACATGAAGTGCCCCCTCACATCTACTCCATCACTGACAACGCCTACAGAAACATGATGCAAG ATCGCGAGGACCAGTCCATCCTCTGCAC TGGAGAGTCCGGCGCTGGGAAGACGGAGAACACCAAGAAGGTCATCCAGTATCTGGCTGTTGTGGCCTCATCACACAAAGGCAAGAAGGACAGCAGTGCT GGGGAGCTGGAGAAGCAGCTCCTGCAGGCCAATCCCATCATGGAGGCCTTCGGAAATGCCAAGACCATCAAGAATGACAACTCCTCCAGATTT GGAAAATTCATCCGCATCAATTTTGATGTGACCGGCTACATTGTTGGAGCCAATGTTGAGACGT ACCTGCTGGAGAAGTCTCGCTGTATCAGACaggcaaagacagagagagcttTTCACATCTTCTACTACATGATTGCTGGGGCCCAACAATATCGTG AGGAACTGCTTCTGGAGCCCTTCGGTAATTACCGCTTCCTGAGCGCGGGCCACGTTCAGGTCTCTGGCCAGCAAGACGATGAGCTGTACGAGGAGACCATGGAGGCCATGAAGATCATGGGCTTCACTGATGAGGAGAGAATCG acatCCTCAAGGTTTGCTCCACCGTGATGCAGCTGGGGAACATCGAGTTCAAGAAAGAGAGGAACCAGGAGCAGGCCACTATGCCAGACAACACTG CGGCTCAGAAGGTGTGTCATCTTCAGAGTATCAACGTGACCGACTTCACCCGTGCCATTCTCACCCCTCGCATCAAAGTGGGGAGAGAGGTGGTGCAGAAGGCACAGACCAAAGAGCAG gCTGACTTTGCTATCGAAGCTCTGGCGAAGGCTGTGTTCGAGCGACTGTTTCGCTGGATCCTGACGCGGGTCAACAAAGCCCTGGACAAGACCAAACGCCAGGGAGCCTCATTTCTGGGAATCCTCGACATTGCCGGCTTTGAAATCTTTGAG GATAACTCCTTTGAGCAGCTGTGTATCAACTACAcaaatgagaagctgcagcagctcttcaacCACACCATGTTCAtcctggagcaggaggagtatCAGAGGGAGGGCATCGAGTGGAACTTCATCGACTTTGGTCTCGACCTGCAGCCCTGCATCGAGCTCATCGAGAGACCA AACAACCCTCCTGGTATCCTGGCCCTGCTGGATGAGGAGTGCTGGTTCCCCAAAGCCACAGATGTCTCCTTTGTGGAGAAACTCTTGAACACACAAGGAAACCATATTAAATTTGCCAAAACCAAACAACTCAAAGACAAGACAGAGTTTTCTATCTGTCACTATGCTGGGAAA GTGAACTATAACGCCTACGCCTGGTTGACAAAGAATATGGATCCTCTCAATGACAACGTCACAGCGCTGCTCAACAACTCCTCCAGCCAGTTTGTGCAAGATCTCTGGAAAGATG CGGACAGAGTGGTCGGCCTCGACACGATAGCCAAGATGACAGACAGCTCCATGCCGAGCTCCTCAAAGACCAAGAAGGGGATGTTCCGCACGGTGGGACAGCTGTACAAGGAGTCTCTGGCCAAACTCATGACCACGCTGCACAACACCCAGCCCAACTTTGTCAGATGCATCATCCCCAACCACGAGAAGAGG GCAGGGAAGCTGGATGCTAATCTGGTCCTGGAGCAGCTGAGGTGTAACGGTGTGTTGGAGGGAATCAGGATCTGCCGACAAGGGTTTCCCAACCGAATCCTATTCCAGGAGTTCCGCCAACG TTATGAGATCTTGGCTGCTGGCTCTATTCCCAAAGGTTTCATGGATGGTAAACAAGCCTGCTGCCTCATG ATCAAGCATGTGGACTTGGACCCCAACCTGTACAGGATTGGACAGAGTAAGATCTTCTTCCGCACAGGAGTGTTGGCCCagctggaagaggagagagatcTGAAGATCACTGTGATCATCATCGCTTTCCAGGCCCAGACTAGAGGCTTCCTGGCCAGAAA GGCATTTGCAAAGAGGCAACAGCAGCTCACAGCCATGAAAGTCATTCAGAGGAACTGTGCTGCCTACCTTAAACTGAGGAACTGGCAGTGGTGGAGGCTCTTCACAAAG GTCAAGCCTTTGCTGCAAGTGACccgacaggaggaggagatgggtcTGAAGGAAGATGAGTTGGTGAAAGCCAAAGAAGTTGCTATAAAGTTTGAATCTGAGCTCAAGGAGATCTCCTTGAAACACACATCG GTGTTGGAGGAGAGGAATGCActgcaggagcagctccagGCAGAGACGGAGCTGTATGCTGAGGCTGAGGAGATGAGGGTTCGTCTGGGGGCCAAGAAGCAGGAGTTGGAAGAGATCCTTCATGAGATGGAGGCGAGGTTGGACGAAGAGGAAGAACGTGCTCAGGCGCTGCTCGTGGACaagaagaaaatgcaacagCAGATGCAG GAATTGGAGGAACatctggaagaggaggaggatgcacgtcaaaagctgcagctggagaaggtAACCTACGAGGGAAAGATCAAAAAGCTGGATGACGATATTCTGGTGATGGAGGACCAGAACAACAAGTTGGTGAAG GAGCGGaaggtgatggaggagagaatCGCAGACTTCAGCTCCAAtctggctgaggaggaggagaagtcaAAGAACCTCACCAAGCTCAAAAATAAACACGAGTCCATGATCTCTGAATTAGAAG TCCGCttgaagaaagaagagaagggtCGCCAGGAGCTGGACAAGGCTAAGCGGAAGCTGGAGGCCGAGTCGAATGACCTACAAGAGCAGGTAGCTGACCTGCTGTCTCAGATCGCTGACCTCAAAGCTCAGCTCGccaagaaggaggaggagttaCAGAATGCCTTGGCCAG GTTAGAAGATGAGACAGCCCAGAAGAACAACGCACTGAAGAAGATCAGAGAGCTGGAGGGACACATCTCCGACCTGCAGGAGGACCTCGACTCTGAACGGGCGGCCAGGAACAAGGCAGAGAAGATCAAACGAGACCTCGGGGAAGAGCTGGAGGCCCTCAAGTCTGAGCTGGAGGACACCTTGGACTCCACCGCCACTCAGCAAGAACTAAG AGCCAAACGTGAACAGGATGTGACGCTGCTGAAGAAAGCCATCGAGGAGGAGAACCGAACCCATGAGGCCCAGGTCCATgagatgagacagaaacacacccaGGCTGTGGAGGAGCTCACGGAGCAGCTGGAGCAGTCCAAGAGA GTGAAGTCAACCCTGGAGAAGGCCAAACAAGCTTTGGAGAAGGAGACGTCCGAGTTAACGATGGAGGTGCGCTCACTGGCCCAGGCCAAACAAGACGGGGAGCACAAGAGGAAGAAGTTGGAGGGTCAGGTGACGGATCTGCAGTCACGCTTCAACGACAGTGAGAAGCAGAAGGCTGAGCTGGGAGAGCGCTGCTCCAAGACCACT GTTGAACTGGAGAGTGTGACAAACCTATTGAATGAAGCAGAAGGCAAGAACATCAAACTGAGCAAAGATGTTTCAAGCTTCTCCTCCCAACTCCAAGACTCACAG gagctgctggccGAGGAGACGCGCCAGAAGCTGCAGTTCTCCACAAAGCTTCGGCAAGTGGAAGACGACAAGAACAGTTTGCAGGAGCAGcttgaggaggagatggaggccAAGAGGAACGTGGATCGACACGTGTCGACCCTCAACATCCAG CTGTCAGATTCAAAGAAGAAGCTTGAGGAAATGACAGGAAACGTTGAGCTGCTTGAAGAGGGCAAGAAACGTCTGCAGAGAGACTTGGAGGCGGCCAACACCCAGTTTGAGGAGAAGGCCTCGGCGTTCGACAAGCTGGAGAAGACCAAAAACCgtctgcagcaggagctggaggacacgCTGATGGACCTGGACAACCAGAGACAGAACGTGTCCAAcctggagaagaagcagaagaagttTGACCAG ATGCTGGCTGAGGAGAAGAGCATCTCCAGTAAATATGCAGATGAGAGAGACCGGGCTGAAGCTGAGGCCAGAGAGAAGGAGACCAAAGCTCTGTCCCTGGCCAGAGCTCTGGATGAGGCCCAGGTCtccagagaggagatggagagagccAACAAGATCCTGAAGGCGGAGATGGAGGACCTGATCAGCTCCAAGGATGATGTGGGAAAAAGT GTCCACGAGCTGGAGAAGTCCAAACGAGGCCTGGATGCCCaggtggaggagatgaagactcagctggaggagctggaggacgagCTGCAGGCGGCAGAGGACGCCAAGCTGCGTCTGGAGGTCAACATGCAGGCGCTGAAGGCCCAGTTCGAGAGAGACCTCCAGGGACGTGATGagatgggagaggagaagaagaggcagcTTGTCAAGCAG GTTCGTGAGCTGGAGACGGAGCTGGAGGATGAACGTAAACAGAGGACCCTTGCGGCAGCAGCCAAGAAGAAGCTGGAGACAGACATGAAAGATCTGGAGGGACAGATCGAGACATCCAATAAGGGACGGGACGAGGCCATCAAGCAGCTCCGCAAGCTTCAG gGCCAGACGAAGGACTTCCAGAGGGAGCTGGACGATGCCCGTGCTGCCAGGGAGGAGGTGCTGACCACCGCAAAGGAGAGCGAGAAGAAGGCCAAGGGTCTTGAGGCCGAACtcatgcagctgcaggag GAAATGGCTGCGGCAGAGAGGGCGAGGAAGCAGGCAGAAGCCGAAAGAGACGAGCTGTCCGACGAGCTGGCCAGCAACTCCTCTGGAAA GTCAGCCTTGTCAGATGAGAAGCGTCGTCTGGAAGCGAAGATCtcccagctggaggaggagctggaggaggagcagagcaaCATGGAGATCATCAACGACAGGCTGAGGAAGAGCACGCAGCAG GCGGATCAGCTGAACAACGAGCTGCAGACAGAGCGCAGTGCCTCCCAGAAGAATGAGAGCGCTCGGCAGCAAATGGAGCGCCAGAACAAGGAGCTGAAGACCAAGCTCCAGGAGATGGAGAACCAGGTCAAGTCCAAGTTCAAGTCCTCCATCACAGCCTTGGAGGCTAAAGTGgcccagctggaggagcagctggagcaggagaacaG GGATAAGCAGGCCTCAGCCAAGGGTATACGTCAGAAGGACAAGAAGCTCAAGGACCTGATAATGCAGGTGGAAGACGAAAGAAAGCAGGGAGAGCAGTACAAAGAACAG GCTGAGAAGTCAAATACTCGcatgaagcagctgaagagGCAGTTAGAGGAGTCGGAGGAGGAGTCTCAGCGCGCTACGGCCGCCCGCAGGAAGCTGCAGCGGGAGCTGGATGAAGCCACCGAGGCAAATGACGGCATGAGCCGCGAGGTCAACTCTCTCAAGAGCAAACTCAG GCGTGGAAACGAGCCCTCCTTTGGCAGCACACCTCGGCGCATGGGCGGAAGCCGGAGGGTGGTCGAGGATGCctcagaggaggaggccgaCTCCCAGGGCGACTTCAATGGAACAAAGTCCGCGGAGTAA